In Paenibacillus guangzhouensis, a single window of DNA contains:
- a CDS encoding carbohydrate ABC transporter permease has protein sequence MTVMRKWLFTLIMGGISTVILFPIGLTFTNSLMTEGEINHNYHLIGKMINTAAGEKDGFINLKLLPDWFSFEQYAEVLIHKPMFLQMFWNSVWMVTPIIAGQVIVALLAAYAFAKLQFLGRDKWFFLYLMTMLMPFQVTLVPNYIIAEQLGLMNTTSAIILPGIFSAFGVFLLKQFMVHIPNSYIEAAQIDGAGHLRIFGQIIIPLIQPGIAALIVLLFVDNWNMVEQPLIFLEDAFKQPLSLYLSRINEGARGVAFAASVLFMAPMVLLYLYAESYFVEGIQLSGIKG, from the coding sequence ATGACGGTAATGCGCAAATGGTTATTTACGTTGATCATGGGTGGAATATCTACCGTTATTCTCTTCCCGATTGGGCTCACGTTCACCAATTCATTGATGACCGAAGGCGAGATCAACCATAACTATCATCTGATCGGTAAAATGATCAATACGGCTGCTGGAGAGAAGGATGGGTTTATCAACCTGAAGCTTCTTCCTGACTGGTTTTCTTTCGAACAATACGCGGAAGTATTGATACATAAACCGATGTTCCTCCAAATGTTCTGGAATTCCGTCTGGATGGTTACTCCAATCATCGCCGGACAAGTCATCGTCGCGTTATTGGCGGCCTATGCTTTCGCCAAGCTGCAATTTCTGGGGCGGGATAAATGGTTCTTTCTCTATTTGATGACGATGCTAATGCCCTTTCAAGTGACCTTGGTACCGAATTATATTATCGCAGAGCAATTGGGATTGATGAACACGACATCCGCGATCATTTTGCCGGGCATATTTAGTGCGTTTGGCGTGTTTCTGCTAAAACAATTCATGGTGCACATCCCAAATTCTTATATCGAAGCGGCCCAAATCGACGGTGCGGGGCATCTGCGGATTTTTGGCCAAATTATCATTCCTCTTATTCAACCTGGAATCGCAGCTCTGATCGTCTTGCTGTTCGTAGACAATTGGAATATGGTCGAGCAGCCGCTTATATTTCTGGAAGATGCATTCAAGCAGCCGTTATCGCTATATTTGTCGCGAATTAATGAAGGTGCCCGAGGTGTTGCGTTTGCTGCATCGGTTCTGTTTATGGCACCCATGGTGCTGTTGTATCTCTATGCAGAGTCTTATTTTGTCGAAGGCATTCAGCTATCGGGGATTAAAGGATAA
- a CDS encoding carbohydrate ABC transporter permease — translation MLKQQFRKISTILQKDWKIAILFLAPSLIGFATFYLIPFVMGFFYSFQDRTIDGSFVGLYNYRQLLSSGSFRKAAANTFLFTSISVPLIIILSLLLALLLNQKLFIRNWLQTTFVLPLVVPVASIVMVWQVLFDWNGTVNSWLQGMHIGRIDWMNSDWSMGVLILVYIWKNIGYNMILFLAGLQSIPKDYYETADIEGAGRWHQFVHITIVYLTPTMFFVVIMSIMNSFKVFRETYLIAGDYPHDRIYMLQHYMNNMFLSLDIQKLTAAANVMVGGILILVSFMLVNERRFRKFID, via the coding sequence GTGTTGAAGCAGCAATTTCGCAAGATCAGTACAATTTTGCAAAAAGATTGGAAAATAGCGATTTTATTCCTCGCGCCAAGTTTGATTGGCTTCGCGACTTTTTATCTGATTCCGTTCGTAATGGGTTTTTTCTATTCATTCCAGGATCGTACGATTGACGGTTCCTTTGTCGGACTGTACAACTATCGTCAATTGCTGTCAAGCGGCTCCTTTCGCAAAGCAGCAGCGAATACTTTTTTATTTACCAGTATCAGCGTACCGCTCATCATCATCTTGTCCTTGTTACTTGCGCTGCTGTTGAACCAGAAGCTATTTATTCGGAATTGGCTGCAGACTACGTTTGTATTGCCGCTTGTTGTGCCTGTGGCGTCGATCGTGATGGTCTGGCAAGTCCTGTTCGATTGGAATGGGACGGTTAATTCGTGGCTGCAGGGGATGCATATCGGACGAATCGATTGGATGAATTCCGACTGGTCGATGGGCGTGCTGATTCTCGTATATATCTGGAAAAACATTGGCTATAACATGATTCTATTCCTTGCTGGGCTGCAAAGTATTCCGAAGGATTACTATGAAACCGCGGATATCGAAGGCGCGGGCAGATGGCATCAGTTCGTGCATATTACGATTGTTTATCTGACGCCAACGATGTTCTTTGTCGTGATCATGTCCATTATGAATTCGTTCAAAGTATTCCGTGAGACGTATCTCATTGCCGGCGATTATCCGCATGACCGTATTTATATGCTGCAGCATTATATGAACAATATGTTCCTATCCCTTGATATTCAAAAGCTGACGGCTGCAGCTAACGTCATGGTTGGCGGGATTCTGATCCTTGTAAGCTTCATGCTTGTCAACGAGCGTCGGTTTCGGAAATTTATCGATTAA
- the ruvX gene encoding Holliday junction resolvase RuvX has product MTKILGLDYGDRRIGVAVSDMFGWTAQGLDVIDRKRDSDELKRIGEMIEANEIGEIVLGLPKNMNGTIGPRGEICMAFAQTLQEAFNLPVHLWDERLSTVSAERTLVEADVSRKKRKQVVDKMAATLILQNYLDSKMKR; this is encoded by the coding sequence ATGACAAAAATTTTAGGTCTGGACTACGGGGATCGGAGAATCGGCGTAGCCGTTAGCGATATGTTCGGATGGACAGCTCAAGGGCTGGATGTCATTGATCGGAAGCGTGACAGCGATGAGCTGAAGCGGATCGGTGAGATGATTGAGGCGAATGAAATCGGCGAGATCGTCCTCGGACTTCCGAAGAACATGAACGGCACAATCGGTCCCCGTGGCGAAATTTGTATGGCATTTGCCCAGACGTTGCAAGAAGCTTTTAACCTCCCCGTTCACCTTTGGGATGAGCGGCTGAGCACCGTATCTGCAGAGCGTACGCTTGTTGAGGCGGATGTAAGCCGCAAGAAGAGAAAGCAAGTCGTAGATAAGATGGCAGCAACGTTGATTTTGCAAAACTATTTGGATTCTAAAATGAAAAGGTGA
- a CDS encoding efflux RND transporter periplasmic adaptor subunit, which translates to MQLQSAEQAVMGRKRTIRIVAVLFIFVLIAFTLLGNTIMALTLPKVTVIEPKPGQLTHTFKGSGILKWRAEMELVNPTSSIVKKIKVKKGDVVKKGQQLVIYERSDAEQQILDEQASLDKLRIAIEEQQSSYIMAVQNGDELLIKAAKRQIDTSKIDLDVQQRKIQKMQEDLTKSRVLVAPFDGMITEVAAIEGLASTRGGSDVRISNKSLGFESEVSVPARIASLLKIGDRLDVQVNGSQEEQDEGMLADIQDGNGSDLSSAGGGTPSNEPMKRLLITIQGGDWKGGEHVQVELTRQAAAEALLISNQAIHEDSSGKYVYRVEDRNGPLGNAFYVQRVPITVVDVNDHESAVTEGLFEQDQVVLESSEPLQEGNKVRMY; encoded by the coding sequence ATGCAGTTACAATCTGCCGAACAAGCGGTCATGGGACGCAAACGAACGATTCGAATCGTTGCCGTATTGTTCATTTTCGTACTGATTGCCTTTACGCTGCTTGGCAATACAATCATGGCGCTGACACTGCCTAAAGTCACGGTCATCGAGCCGAAGCCTGGGCAACTCACTCACACATTTAAGGGTAGTGGAATATTGAAGTGGCGTGCGGAAATGGAATTGGTGAATCCAACAAGCAGTATCGTGAAGAAGATAAAAGTCAAGAAAGGGGATGTGGTAAAGAAGGGACAGCAACTCGTGATCTATGAACGCTCCGATGCGGAACAACAGATCTTAGATGAGCAAGCGAGTCTTGATAAGCTTAGGATTGCCATAGAAGAGCAGCAGAGCAGCTATATTATGGCCGTCCAGAATGGGGATGAGCTGCTAATAAAAGCCGCGAAACGTCAAATCGATACCAGCAAAATCGATCTGGATGTGCAGCAGCGTAAAATCCAAAAAATGCAGGAGGATTTGACGAAAAGTCGAGTATTGGTGGCTCCGTTTGACGGCATGATTACGGAAGTAGCTGCGATAGAAGGTCTGGCTTCTACCAGAGGGGGATCCGATGTACGCATCTCGAATAAGAGTCTTGGGTTTGAATCAGAAGTATCGGTTCCGGCAAGAATTGCTTCTTTATTGAAGATAGGCGATAGGCTTGATGTCCAGGTGAATGGAAGCCAAGAAGAGCAAGACGAAGGCATGCTCGCCGATATTCAAGATGGGAATGGTTCAGATCTGAGCAGTGCAGGCGGGGGGACGCCGTCGAACGAGCCTATGAAGCGTCTGCTCATTACGATCCAAGGCGGAGACTGGAAAGGCGGCGAGCATGTTCAAGTAGAGTTGACAAGGCAGGCAGCCGCCGAAGCGCTGCTGATCTCGAATCAAGCGATACATGAAGATTCAAGCGGGAAGTATGTCTATCGGGTCGAAGATCGGAACGGCCCGCTTGGCAATGCGTTCTATGTTCAGCGCGTACCGATTACTGTCGTGGATGTGAATGATCATGAATCAGCCGTAACCGAGGGTCTATTCGAACAGGATCAAGTGGTATTAGAGAGCAGCGAGCCGCTGCAGGAGGGGAATAAGGTAAGGATGTATTAA
- a CDS encoding cysteine desulfurase family protein, producing MSYIYLDHAATTPMHPAVVEEMTQYMQGHFGNASSVHRIGREAKHYLNQARDRIAARLHCHPNELVFTAGGTESDNMALFGAVSYESTRTGKKHVITSQIEHHAVLHACEQLERMGVEVTYVPVDSSGRVSVEDIEAAIRPDTLLISIMYGNNEVGTLQPIREIGELARSKGIRFHVDAVQALGVCPIDLSELPVDLMSLSSHKINGPQGVGALYMSRRTTIDPLLFGGNQERKRRSGTENIAGILGFARAVELATDALDDKIQFASHLRNTMLDQLKSQLGAENVVLNGHASEHLPHILNVSLIGVSTETMLMNLDMAGIAAASGSACTSGSLEISHVLQAMHLSEEVLHSSVRFSFGLGNTIEDVEETAMKIATIYERLRNRN from the coding sequence ATGTCATATATTTATTTAGATCATGCTGCAACCACGCCGATGCATCCAGCCGTTGTGGAGGAGATGACGCAATATATGCAGGGGCATTTCGGTAATGCCTCTAGCGTCCATCGTATTGGTCGTGAAGCGAAACACTATCTGAATCAAGCGCGTGATCGCATTGCGGCAAGGCTTCATTGTCACCCGAATGAACTCGTATTTACTGCGGGTGGAACCGAAAGTGACAACATGGCGCTCTTTGGCGCGGTATCTTACGAGAGTACGCGTACCGGGAAGAAGCATGTCATTACATCGCAGATTGAACATCATGCGGTGCTGCATGCTTGTGAGCAGCTTGAGCGCATGGGGGTAGAGGTTACTTACGTGCCTGTTGATTCTTCAGGACGCGTAAGTGTGGAAGATATCGAAGCTGCCATCCGCCCGGATACTTTGCTCATCAGCATCATGTACGGGAACAATGAAGTAGGAACCCTGCAGCCGATTCGTGAAATTGGCGAGCTTGCCAGATCGAAGGGGATTCGATTTCATGTCGATGCCGTACAAGCATTAGGCGTTTGCCCCATCGATTTGTCGGAATTACCCGTGGACCTCATGAGTTTATCCTCGCACAAAATTAATGGCCCTCAAGGTGTTGGCGCGCTCTATATGTCACGCCGCACAACCATTGATCCTCTCCTGTTCGGAGGCAATCAGGAACGCAAACGTAGATCGGGCACAGAGAATATCGCCGGAATCCTTGGATTTGCGAGAGCTGTAGAGCTTGCGACAGATGCACTCGATGATAAGATTCAATTTGCCTCCCATTTGCGAAATACGATGTTAGATCAGTTGAAATCTCAGCTTGGCGCCGAGAATGTTGTTCTGAACGGTCATGCAAGCGAGCACTTACCCCATATCCTGAATGTAAGTTTGATCGGCGTATCGACAGAGACGATGTTGATGAATTTAGATATGGCAGGGATCGCGGCAGCTAGCGGATCCGCTTGTACATCAGGTTCGCTTGAAATATCGCATGTTCTGCAAGCGATGCACCTTTCAGAGGAAGTTCTCCACAGTTCGGTTCGTTTTAGCTTCGGTTTGGGTAATACTATAGAAGATGTGGAAGAAACCGCAATGAAAATTGCAACCATTTACGAACGGCTGCGTAATAGAAATTAG
- a CDS encoding IreB family regulatory phosphoprotein encodes MESMDSTMKFNVKAEEEEFTSEEILLKVYDALVEKDYNPINQVVGYLLSGDPAYIPRHNNARSLIRKKERDELIEELVRSYLKQHR; translated from the coding sequence ATGGAATCGATGGATTCAACCATGAAATTTAACGTCAAAGCAGAAGAAGAAGAGTTTACTTCCGAGGAAATCCTGCTTAAAGTGTACGATGCGCTGGTGGAGAAGGACTATAACCCCATTAATCAGGTTGTAGGATACTTATTATCCGGGGATCCCGCTTATATTCCTCGTCATAACAATGCTCGAAGCTTGATACGTAAGAAGGAACGTGATGAACTGATTGAAGAATTGGTTCGTTCGTATCTCAAACAGCATCGATAA
- the mnmA gene encoding tRNA 2-thiouridine(34) synthase MnmA, with protein sequence MSNSNQNIRVIVGMSGGVDSSVTALLLKEQGYDVIGIFMKNWDDTDEFGHCTAEDDAEDVRRVCEQIGIPYYTVNFEKQYFDKVFSYFLDEYKRGRTPNPDVMCNREIKFGEFLQKAMDLGADYLATGHYARVVEEDGEFKLLRGVDSNKDQTYFLNALNQQQLSKAMFPIGHLPKKEVRRIAEEAGLATAKKKDSTGVCFIGERNFKEFLSNYLPAKSGNMVDIRTGEVKGRHDGLMYYTLGQRQGLGIGGSGSGEPWFVADKDLEQNILYVVQGDQHVSLYSHGLTATGVNWIRGNDTIVPGESMRCTAKFRYRQPDQGVTITWVTEDTVEVKFDQPQKAVTPGQAVVFFDGDVCLGGGTIDQVHKMQPEPTV encoded by the coding sequence ATGTCAAATTCGAATCAGAACATCCGTGTCATCGTCGGCATGTCGGGCGGCGTCGATTCTTCGGTTACCGCACTCTTACTCAAAGAACAAGGCTACGATGTCATCGGAATATTCATGAAGAACTGGGATGATACAGATGAATTCGGACACTGCACCGCAGAAGATGATGCGGAAGATGTACGCCGTGTGTGTGAACAAATCGGCATTCCTTACTATACAGTTAATTTTGAGAAGCAATACTTCGATAAAGTATTCTCCTATTTCCTAGACGAGTACAAACGCGGTCGGACACCGAATCCGGATGTCATGTGCAATCGCGAAATTAAGTTCGGCGAGTTCCTGCAGAAAGCCATGGATCTCGGCGCAGACTATCTCGCTACTGGCCACTACGCACGCGTCGTAGAAGAAGACGGAGAATTCAAGCTCCTTCGCGGGGTAGACAGCAATAAAGATCAGACCTACTTCCTCAATGCGCTGAACCAGCAGCAGCTATCCAAAGCCATGTTCCCGATCGGCCATCTGCCGAAGAAGGAAGTGCGTCGGATTGCGGAAGAAGCAGGTCTTGCTACAGCGAAGAAAAAAGACAGTACTGGCGTCTGCTTCATCGGTGAACGGAACTTCAAGGAGTTCCTCAGCAACTATCTGCCAGCCAAATCCGGCAATATGGTCGATATTCGCACCGGTGAGGTCAAAGGTCGTCACGACGGCTTAATGTACTATACGCTTGGCCAACGTCAAGGGTTAGGTATCGGGGGATCCGGTTCGGGCGAACCATGGTTCGTCGCAGATAAAGATCTCGAGCAGAACATCCTCTACGTTGTTCAAGGAGATCAGCACGTTAGTCTGTATTCGCACGGTCTAACGGCAACAGGCGTGAACTGGATTCGCGGCAATGACACGATCGTCCCTGGCGAATCGATGCGCTGCACAGCGAAATTCCGTTATCGTCAACCCGATCAAGGTGTTACAATCACATGGGTAACAGAGGACACCGTCGAAGTGAAATTCGATCAGCCGCAAAAAGCTGTAACACCAGGACAAGCAGTTGTCTTCTTCGACGGCGATGTATGTCTTGGCGGCGGCACGATTGATCAAGTGCATAAAATGCAGCCGGAACCAACTGTATAG
- the alaS gene encoding alanine--tRNA ligase, with protein sequence MKASEIRSKWLEFFASKGHTIEPSASLVPHNDPSLLWINAGMAPLKPYFDGRVKPENPRIANSQKCIRTNDIENVGKTRRHHTFFEMLGNFSIGDYFKEEVITWAWEFLTDKKWIGFDPDRLSVTVYPEDEEAYKFWNEKIGIPAERIYKTEDNFWDIGEGPCGPCTEIFYDRGEKYGDLSDPECTPVGENERFLEVWNLVFSQFNHNKDGSFTPLPNKNIDTGAGLERFASILQDVDSNFDTDLFQPIIQATCEIAGVKYGVNTENDVALKVIADHVRTVAFSVGDGVLPSNEGRGYVIRRLLRRAVRYGKMLGMDRPFMYQLTAVVGEIMGVYYPEVVEKREFIEKVIRTEEERFHETLSDGLEILSQLSDKAKQEGVTEISGADAFKLYDTYGFPFDLTEDYAAEHGLTVDRAGFDASMQEQRDRARAARQETESMKVQGGVLSDFTSKSEFVGYNELEIQAQIIGLIMDDSLVDTVEEGHVCQMILDRTPFYAESGGQISDQGTISSDHGVAQVEGVFKAPLGQHVQQVTVQSGTLRVGDTITASVDKAAREDIIKNHTATHLLHRALKDVLGEHVNQAGSLVETDRLRFDFSHFGSITSEELADIERRVNEQIWKGTDVVIEQKAIADAKAMGAMALFGEKYGDVVRVVQVGTYSIELCGGCHVRNTSQIGLFKLVSESGIGSGVRRIEAFTGRHAYKYMDGQIELLKQSASLLKSNINDVPKRLDALFGQVKELQRENESLQAKLGSIEAGQLTDQVKQVGGAQLLAAKVNAGGMDALRGVADELKAKFESAILVLGAVAEDKVNIVVSVSPDLVKRGYHAGKLIKEIAAICGGGGGGRPDMAQAGGKDPSKLDEALKFAEELVAKQTV encoded by the coding sequence ATGAAAGCAAGTGAAATTCGCTCAAAATGGTTAGAGTTTTTCGCAAGCAAAGGCCACACGATTGAACCAAGTGCGTCGCTCGTTCCGCACAACGATCCATCTCTACTCTGGATCAACGCAGGTATGGCGCCGCTAAAACCTTATTTCGACGGACGCGTAAAGCCTGAGAACCCGCGTATTGCGAACTCGCAGAAATGTATCCGTACGAACGACATCGAGAACGTGGGTAAGACACGCCGTCACCACACATTCTTCGAAATGCTCGGGAACTTCTCGATCGGCGACTACTTCAAAGAAGAAGTCATCACGTGGGCATGGGAGTTCTTAACGGACAAGAAATGGATCGGATTCGACCCAGACCGTCTGTCCGTGACCGTCTATCCTGAGGATGAGGAAGCTTATAAGTTCTGGAATGAGAAGATCGGCATCCCAGCAGAGCGCATCTACAAGACGGAAGATAACTTCTGGGATATCGGCGAGGGCCCTTGCGGACCTTGTACCGAGATTTTCTATGACCGTGGCGAGAAATACGGGGATCTATCCGATCCTGAATGTACGCCAGTAGGCGAGAATGAACGTTTCCTAGAGGTTTGGAACTTAGTATTCTCACAATTCAACCATAACAAAGACGGCAGCTTCACGCCGCTTCCGAATAAGAACATCGATACAGGCGCAGGACTTGAAAGGTTCGCTTCCATTCTGCAAGACGTGGATTCGAACTTCGATACGGATCTGTTCCAACCGATCATTCAAGCGACTTGCGAAATCGCAGGCGTGAAGTATGGCGTGAATACGGAAAATGACGTCGCACTCAAAGTCATTGCAGACCATGTGCGTACTGTAGCTTTCTCGGTAGGTGATGGTGTACTACCTTCGAACGAAGGTCGCGGTTATGTTATCCGCCGCTTGCTGCGCCGCGCGGTGCGTTACGGCAAAATGCTCGGTATGGATCGTCCATTCATGTATCAATTAACAGCGGTCGTTGGCGAGATTATGGGCGTGTACTATCCAGAAGTCGTAGAGAAGCGCGAGTTCATCGAGAAAGTCATTCGTACCGAAGAAGAGCGGTTCCACGAAACATTATCGGATGGTCTAGAGATCCTCTCACAGCTTAGCGATAAAGCGAAGCAAGAAGGCGTAACGGAGATCAGTGGTGCGGATGCGTTCAAATTGTATGATACGTACGGCTTCCCGTTCGACTTAACCGAAGACTATGCTGCTGAGCATGGATTGACGGTGGATCGCGCAGGCTTTGACGCATCTATGCAAGAGCAGCGTGATCGTGCTCGCGCAGCGCGTCAAGAGACCGAGAGCATGAAGGTGCAAGGCGGCGTCCTGTCTGATTTTACGTCTAAAAGTGAGTTTGTTGGATATAATGAATTGGAGATTCAGGCTCAAATTATCGGTCTTATTATGGATGATTCGCTCGTAGATACGGTCGAAGAAGGTCATGTATGCCAAATGATCTTGGATCGTACACCGTTCTACGCTGAGAGCGGCGGTCAGATTAGCGACCAAGGAACGATCTCGAGTGATCATGGCGTTGCACAAGTGGAAGGTGTGTTCAAAGCACCGCTTGGTCAACACGTGCAGCAAGTAACCGTGCAATCCGGTACACTTCGTGTCGGCGATACGATTACGGCATCCGTAGATAAAGCTGCTAGAGAAGATATTATTAAGAACCATACGGCAACCCATTTGCTTCATCGCGCTTTGAAAGACGTGCTTGGCGAGCATGTTAACCAAGCAGGTTCCCTTGTCGAGACCGATCGTCTTCGGTTTGACTTCTCGCATTTCGGCAGTATTACGTCGGAAGAACTGGCTGATATTGAGCGCCGTGTGAATGAGCAGATCTGGAAAGGTACAGATGTTGTCATTGAACAAAAAGCAATTGCTGATGCAAAAGCTATGGGCGCGATGGCATTGTTCGGTGAGAAATACGGGGATGTTGTTCGTGTCGTACAAGTGGGCACATACAGTATCGAGCTCTGCGGCGGTTGCCATGTGCGCAATACATCGCAAATCGGATTGTTCAAATTGGTGAGCGAGAGCGGTATTGGATCAGGCGTACGAAGAATTGAAGCCTTTACAGGGCGTCATGCGTATAAGTATATGGATGGGCAGATTGAACTGCTCAAGCAAAGCGCTTCTCTCTTAAAATCGAATATCAACGACGTGCCGAAGCGTCTTGACGCATTATTCGGACAGGTCAAGGAATTGCAGCGCGAGAATGAATCGTTGCAAGCGAAGCTTGGCAGCATTGAAGCGGGTCAGCTTACAGATCAAGTCAAACAAGTTGGCGGCGCACAGCTTCTTGCAGCGAAAGTAAATGCAGGCGGAATGGACGCGCTTCGCGGCGTAGCTGATGAACTCAAAGCGAAATTCGAGTCAGCAATCCTCGTCCTTGGCGCGGTTGCAGAAGATAAAGTCAATATTGTCGTGTCTGTCTCCCCAGATCTGGTCAAACGTGGATACCATGCAGGCAAACTTATTAAAGAGATTGCGGCAATCTGCGGCGGCGGCGGCGGCGGACGTCCGGATATGGCACAAGCTGGCGGTAAAGATCCATCGAAATTGGACGAAGCACTGAAATTTGCTGAGGAACTTGTAGCGAAACAAACGGTGTAA
- a CDS encoding AI-2E family transporter, producing the protein MERITKSRFFIYGVFTLLGLLILYMLLQIKPLIIGIYDFVKAVLAPFLVAMIIAYVLNPIVNLLKERKVPRTMAVLLIYAVFLTSLTVILMNVIPMFMKQLQELNEHMPELNMKAQSIVQDLNHSLLPPSIRSGIFHWIGQLETKLAHTISGVMNNIGETINLLMVAFIVPFLIFYILKDFEVFERAVILYVPRSHRKQIVKLMKDIDNALGNYIRGQFLVCLIVGMLAYIGYWIIGMPYPLLLASVVAVFNIIPYLGPFFGAAPAILMAFMVSWKMVLLVVIVNTICQILEGNVISPSVVGRTLHMHPLLIIFALLVGGEIAGVLGLILAVPFFAVMKVILQHFFAYYVRRKTI; encoded by the coding sequence ATGGAGCGAATTACGAAAAGTCGATTTTTTATCTATGGCGTGTTTACGCTTCTGGGCTTATTGATTCTGTACATGCTGCTGCAGATTAAACCCCTGATTATTGGAATCTATGATTTTGTGAAGGCGGTTCTTGCGCCATTTTTGGTCGCGATGATTATTGCTTATGTGCTGAATCCGATCGTGAACTTGCTGAAGGAACGGAAAGTGCCGAGAACGATGGCGGTTTTGCTGATTTATGCGGTTTTCCTAACTTCGCTAACCGTCATTCTGATGAATGTCATTCCGATGTTCATGAAACAGCTGCAAGAGTTGAATGAGCATATGCCGGAACTGAATATGAAAGCACAGAGCATCGTGCAGGATTTGAATCATTCGCTGCTGCCGCCGAGCATCCGGTCTGGTATTTTTCATTGGATCGGGCAGCTGGAGACGAAGCTTGCGCATACCATCTCCGGCGTGATGAATAACATCGGAGAGACGATTAATTTATTGATGGTGGCGTTTATCGTACCGTTTCTAATTTTCTATATTCTGAAGGATTTCGAAGTGTTCGAGCGGGCGGTCATTCTCTATGTGCCGCGCAGTCATCGAAAGCAGATCGTCAAGCTGATGAAAGATATCGACAATGCCTTAGGGAACTACATACGCGGTCAATTCCTTGTCTGTCTAATCGTAGGGATGCTTGCTTACATCGGCTACTGGATCATTGGCATGCCTTATCCGCTGCTCCTTGCCAGCGTCGTGGCCGTCTTCAACATTATTCCGTATCTCGGTCCGTTCTTCGGTGCAGCTCCGGCGATTCTAATGGCATTCATGGTCTCTTGGAAAATGGTCCTGCTCGTCGTCATTGTGAATACGATCTGCCAGATCCTCGAGGGCAACGTCATCTCTCCGTCTGTGGTCGGCCGAACATTGCACATGCATCCGTTGCTTATCATCTTCGCGCTGCTCGTTGGCGGCGAGATTGCGGGTGTTCTTGGATTGATATTGGCGGTGCCGTTCTTCGCGGTGATGAAGGTCATTCTACAGCATTTCTTCGCTTATTATGTGCGGCGGAAGACAATTTGA
- a CDS encoding PRC-barrel domain-containing protein: protein MKLLEMIGLPIYEVETGRRVGKVQDFYLTPDWRMVGIELEGKKWFATSPIRMVPWQEITACGEDAVMIANKQAIQKKNAVDIQYTLLCGDRRIRDLPLLTPDGNQLGRVVDVYIDQKLGNTIIGLEITDGFISDLIEGRKWLRVSDVLQIGQDAIMVPVDIEQRLEKIITSVNG, encoded by the coding sequence ATGAAACTGCTAGAAATGATCGGATTACCCATCTATGAAGTTGAGACCGGCAGACGGGTCGGTAAAGTACAAGACTTCTACCTTACGCCAGATTGGCGGATGGTGGGGATTGAACTCGAAGGCAAGAAGTGGTTCGCTACTTCACCTATTCGGATGGTTCCGTGGCAAGAGATTACCGCTTGCGGTGAAGATGCCGTGATGATTGCGAATAAACAGGCGATTCAGAAGAAGAACGCCGTCGATATACAATATACACTCCTGTGCGGAGATCGCCGAATACGCGATCTCCCACTCTTAACACCTGATGGGAATCAACTCGGCCGCGTTGTCGATGTTTACATTGACCAGAAATTGGGTAATACAATAATAGGTTTAGAAATTACGGATGGTTTTATTTCAGATCTCATCGAAGGTCGCAAGTGGCTAAGGGTGTCCGACGTGCTGCAGATTGGTCAAGATGCCATTATGGTTCCTGTAGACATCGAGCAACGTCTGGAGAAAATCATTACTTCTGTTAATGGATAG
- the cymR gene encoding cysteine metabolism transcriptional regulator CymR, giving the protein MKISTKGRYGLTIMMELAAKFGDGPISLKSIAEKNQLSEHYLEQLVAPLRNAGLVKSVRGAYGGYILSKEAEQITAGDVIRVLEGPISPVDFTEEDDPAKRDLWLRIRDSIALVLDSTTLADLINFKDEGALDNYMFYI; this is encoded by the coding sequence TTGAAAATATCAACAAAGGGCCGTTATGGCTTAACCATCATGATGGAGCTCGCAGCCAAGTTCGGTGACGGGCCTATTTCTTTGAAAAGTATTGCTGAGAAAAATCAATTATCCGAGCATTATTTGGAGCAGCTCGTTGCGCCGCTTCGCAATGCCGGTCTTGTGAAGAGTGTCCGGGGTGCTTACGGCGGTTACATCTTATCGAAGGAAGCAGAACAGATTACGGCTGGCGATGTCATCCGTGTCCTAGAAGGACCAATCTCACCGGTTGATTTTACAGAAGAAGACGATCCGGCTAAACGCGATTTGTGGCTTCGTATTCGGGATAGCATTGCCCTCGTACTTGATTCTACAACGCTCGCGGATCTTATCAATTTCAAAGACGAAGGCGCGCTGGATAATTACATGTTCTATATCTAA